Proteins co-encoded in one Epinephelus moara isolate mb chromosome 11, YSFRI_EMoa_1.0, whole genome shotgun sequence genomic window:
- the emilin2b gene encoding EMILIN-2, translated as MKCGLVHFLITLPLISGSPFQYSMFQGEAYSGADTRQRNKNWCAYVVHKNVSCAVVGGTESFVQPEVLPCPPELPNCAQQVIYRTHFRPMYKIAYKTVTELEWRCCPGYQGHDCLEVKDLKLLQVERMPHAPSASGHIPVPQAPEQRTENQRSHPWGGEGQFGGQTGHRPLGGHGGSQSSQHLEEEVQRLSQMVFDMQARMTDMSSNLRLDFQEDASKMLVTLLNNYAQPASARGAEAHTIQVQDFSFGHETAQMDDVMNKINQVTDELESKSNTLEDLLGRVSHHDGQINLLMEAVQNQLSTPPPAPKASHTDLRAYLDEKIRALREELMQGMDIKIADMKNSCDYKITSVLEQCEGQQDNYLSLAELMDSKETDLRNEIQDLKTKLVDQGKEHTRLVENFETCLNSSGNSVAAQCLFVEEKLKKEQAESIKDLRETLEDKLASIENRLSNLLVDTSTNSASGSGAAENIQKDQCCRAAVDDVETRVNAQINDLGNIKEQLLNYSSTIENVHGELSFLKGRVGRLEDSLSDVVHQQSQVYPILNDTWGHVKTGAEQEAKDPQGLHRTQHQELRNRLDELGREVKAEVDRCREQTEDVGKEIAHMDSRVVSVESLCSKLDPVSDSLQRIQDGLNKHVNGLWTSVNQLNGTVGAHSRDIGELKGTCQSLQNRVSNVARDLQVLTNGNLGKTGVQVVVENPGRPHGPSTTLTGPVGPPDVLLLQPPVMETGEAGPPGKMIPSKLPRGTDGSMMPVQGFAGAPASPAKSTDSLKISMPVVSDVNMPPRLSPQQPVSPSGEVSFSAGLTLQPFQGEIGVIRFNKVLVNDGGHYDAHTGIFTAPTDGRYLVTAVLTAQRGERVEAVLSVSNRSIQKLDSTGFLSGAAAAAPLSHNQHYCSSSTSLSLVLSLKRGDRVGLVMSAGKLATSASSEILSSFSAMLLYPSPSKR; from the exons ATATCGGACACACTTTAGGCCCATGTATAAGATTGCATACAAGACTGTCACAGAGCTGGAGTGGAGGTGCTGCCCGGGGTATCAGGGCCACGACTGTCTGGAGGTGAAAGACCTAAAGCTGCTGCAAGTAGAGCGTATGCCTCAtgctccctctgcctctggACATATTCCAGTCCCACAAG CTCCAGAGCAGCGAACAGAGAACCAGAGGAGCCATCCCTGGGGAGGGGAGGGGCAGTTTGGAGGTCAGACAGGCCACAGGCCACTGGGGGGTCATGGAGGATCTCAAAGTTCACAAcacctggaggaggaggtgcagcgGCTATCCCAGATGGTCTTCGACATGCAGGCAAGAATGACGGACATGTCCTCCAATCTGAGGCTGGATTTCCAAGAGGACGCCAGTAAAATGCTGGTCACGCTGCTGAATAACTACGCACAGCCCGCCAGTGCGAGAGGCGCGGAGGCCCACACCATTCAGGTGCAGGACTTCTCTTTTGGGCATGAGACAGCGCAGATGGACGATGTCATGAACAAGATCAACCAGGTCACAGACGAGCTGGAGTCCAAGAGCAACACCCTGGAGGACCTGCTCGGCCGTGTCAGCCATCATGACGGACAAATTAATCTGTTAATGGAGGCTGTCCAGAACCAGCTGTCCACACCCCCTCCCGCCCCCAAAGCCAGTCATACAGACCTGCGTGCCTACCTGGACGAGAAGATTCGTGCTCTGAGAGAGGAGTTAATGCAGGGCATGGACATCAAAATAGCAGACATGAAGAACTCGTGCGATTATAAAATCACGTCAGTTCTGGAGCAGTGTGAGGGACAACAAGACAACTACCTCAGCCTGGCCGAGCTTATGGACTCAAAGGAAACTGACCTCCGCAATGAAATCCAGGACCTGAAGACCAAGCTGGTTGATCAAGGAAAGGAACACACCCGCCTTGTGGAGAACTTTGAAACCTGTCTGAACTCATCTGGGAACAGTGTAGCGGCCCAGTGCCTCTTTGTGGAGGAGAAGCTAAAGAAAGAACAGGCAGAGTCCATCAAAGACCTGAGGGAGACTCTGGAGGACAAGCTGGCCTCCATTGAAAACAGACTTTCCAACCTGTTGGTAGATACAAGCACAAACTCCGCATCTGGTAGTGGTGCTgcagaaaacattcaaaaagaccagtgctgcagagctgctgtagaTGATGTAGAGACTCGTGTAAACGCCCAGATAAATGACTTAGGAAACATAAAGGAGCAACTCCTCAACTACAGCTCCACTATTGAGAATGTACATGGTGAGTTGAGCTTCCTGAAAGGGCGTGTGGGCAGGTTGGAGGACTCACTATCAGATGTAGTCCACCAGCAGTCTCAGGTGTATCCGATTCTCAATGACACCTGGGGTCACGTTAAAACAGGGGCTGAGCAGGAGGCCAAGGACCCTCAGGGGCTCCACAGGACTCAGCATCAAGAGCTGAGGAACCGTCTGGATGAGCTGGGCAGGGAGGTAAAAGCTGAGGTCGACCGCTGCAGGGAACAAACAGAAGATGTCGGGAAGGAGATTGCACACATGGATAGCCGCGTCGTTAGCGTGGAGAGTTTATGCAGCAAGCTGGATCCTGTCTCCGATAGCCTCCAGAGGATCCAAGACGGTCTGAATAAACACGTCAATGGGTTGTGGACTTCTGTCAACCAGCTGAACGGCACTGTTGGAGCTCATTCCAGAGATATTGGAGAACTGAAGGGAACTTGTCAGAGCCTCCAGAACCGCGTCTCTAATGTGGCCAGAGACCTCCAGGTGCTGACGAATGGCAATCTTGGGAAGACAG GTGTTCAGGTTGTTGTAGAAAATCCAGGGCGTCCCCACGGTCCAAGTACGACCCTCACAGGGCCGGTTGGTCCCCCGGACGTCCTCCTCTTGCAACCACCTGTGATGGAGACTGGAGAGGCGGGACCCCCGGGCAAGATGATCCCGTCCAAGTTACCCAGGGGGACAGACGGCAGTATGATGCCCGTTCAGGGTTTTGCTGGAGCTCCAG ccTCTCCAGCCAAATCCACTGATTCGCTGAAGATTAGCATGCCGGTAGTTTCAG ATGTGAACATGCCCCCCAGACTATCACCACAGCAACCTGTCTCACCATCAG GTGAGGTGTCGTTCTCAGCTGGTCTGACTCTTCAGCCGTTCCAGGGAGAGATTGGAGTCATtcgattcaacaaggtgctggtcAATGATGGAGGACACTATGACGCTCATACAG GCATCTTCACAGCTCCCACAGACGGACGCTACCTTGTGACtgctgtgctcacagcccagcgaGGTGAGAGGGTCGAGGCCGTCCTGTCTGTGTCCAATCGCAGCATCCAGAAGTTGGACTCCACGGGCTTCTTATCAGGAGCGGCGGCAGCGGCACCGTTGTCGCATAATCAGCATTATTGCAGCAGTTCAACCTCACTGAGCCTGGTTCTGTCGCTGAAGAGAGGAGACCGAGTGGGACTGGTCATGAGTGCTGGAAAGCTCGCCACCTCAGCCTCCTCTGAGATCCTGTCATCTTTCAGCGCCATGCTTCTTTACCCCAGCCCATCAAAACGGTAG